The following coding sequences lie in one Flagellimonas eckloniae genomic window:
- a CDS encoding DUF885 domain-containing protein: MKKITILILALVVFQSCKEKPKKEESATISANFSTLLDSYYEDGLKLNPITATLAGDHRYDDVFTNALSDEFEEKAKTHFESYKNKLAAFSDENLTESEQMSKAILDWECDINLNEFNFNADLTPIDQMWSTNLFMGQLASGSSAQPFATVEDYEKWMKRVDGYLKWMSSAKEKMREGMTKGHVLPKSLIKKVLPQLQSLTTKDLDKHLFYQPIKKLPEGFTEDEKTALTEAYQNMVSNKVIPAYQKLYDFMKHEYSNVGRESSGIQGEPNGDAYYAHQIKKYTTTNMTASEIHKLGLSEVARIRSKMEEIKNQVGFEGDLKAFFDFVRSNKELMPYTDPQQVINNFNAIHDRMKPQIEKLFDVKPKTPFEVRRTEAFRENSASAEYNPGSLDGTRPGIFYTPIPEVTKYNVYSDESLFLHEAIPGHHYQISLTQESDVLPKFRKTLWYSGYGEGWALYSESLGTELGLYTDPYQLFGMLGAEMHRAVRLVVDTGLHSKGWTREEAIQYSLDNEAESEASITSEIERYMANPGQALSYKIGQLKIIELREKAKNALGDNFDIRQFHNQILETGCVPLALLEDKITNWIKENS, encoded by the coding sequence ATGAAAAAAATAACAATTTTAATTCTTGCCCTTGTTGTTTTTCAATCCTGCAAAGAGAAACCCAAAAAAGAAGAATCTGCTACCATCAGCGCCAATTTTAGCACTTTATTGGACAGCTATTATGAGGATGGGTTAAAACTAAATCCAATAACCGCCACATTGGCTGGTGATCATCGTTATGATGATGTATTTACAAACGCCCTTTCAGATGAGTTTGAAGAAAAAGCAAAAACTCACTTTGAAAGCTATAAAAATAAACTTGCCGCATTTTCAGATGAAAACCTTACAGAAAGTGAGCAAATGAGCAAGGCTATTTTGGACTGGGAATGCGATATCAACTTAAATGAGTTCAACTTTAACGCAGATCTCACTCCAATTGACCAAATGTGGTCCACCAACCTATTTATGGGGCAACTAGCCAGTGGTTCCAGTGCACAACCGTTTGCAACTGTTGAAGATTATGAAAAATGGATGAAAAGGGTAGATGGGTATCTAAAATGGATGTCCAGTGCTAAAGAAAAAATGAGAGAAGGAATGACCAAAGGTCATGTACTCCCAAAATCATTGATCAAAAAAGTACTACCCCAACTACAATCCCTTACTACAAAGGATTTGGACAAGCACCTCTTTTATCAACCAATAAAAAAATTGCCTGAAGGTTTTACAGAGGATGAAAAAACTGCTTTAACGGAAGCATATCAAAACATGGTGAGCAATAAAGTAATTCCTGCGTATCAAAAACTGTATGATTTCATGAAGCATGAGTATTCAAATGTAGGTAGGGAATCTAGCGGTATACAAGGAGAACCAAATGGTGATGCTTATTATGCACATCAAATAAAAAAATATACCACCACCAATATGACCGCTTCAGAGATTCATAAATTGGGTCTAAGTGAGGTTGCAAGAATACGGTCTAAAATGGAAGAAATTAAAAATCAGGTTGGTTTTGAGGGAGATTTAAAAGCTTTCTTTGATTTTGTTCGAAGCAACAAAGAATTAATGCCGTACACGGACCCTCAACAAGTAATCAATAATTTCAATGCTATTCATGACCGCATGAAACCGCAGATAGAAAAACTGTTCGATGTAAAACCAAAAACTCCTTTTGAAGTTCGCCGTACAGAAGCATTCAGGGAAAATTCGGCTAGTGCCGAATACAATCCAGGGTCATTGGATGGTACCCGTCCAGGTATTTTTTACACGCCTATTCCCGAGGTTACCAAATACAATGTGTACTCAGATGAGTCCTTGTTCTTACATGAGGCTATTCCCGGGCATCACTATCAAATATCCTTAACGCAAGAAAGCGATGTGCTTCCAAAATTCAGGAAAACACTTTGGTATAGTGGTTATGGCGAAGGATGGGCACTTTATAGTGAATCCTTGGGAACAGAATTGGGTCTTTATACAGATCCTTATCAACTTTTTGGTATGCTTGGGGCAGAAATGCACAGAGCGGTTCGTTTGGTTGTGGATACCGGCTTGCATTCCAAAGGATGGACACGTGAAGAAGCCATTCAATATTCTTTGGACAATGAGGCTGAATCCGAAGCTAGCATCACTTCTGAAATTGAACGTTATATGGCCAACCCTGGACAGGCATTATCCTATAAAATTGGTCAATTGAAAATTATTGAACTACGTGAAAAAGCAAAAAATGCCTTAGGAGATAATTTCGATATTCGTCAATTCCATAATCAAATTTTGGAAACCGGATGTGTTCCGCTTGCATTGTTAGAGGATAAAATAACTAATTGGATCAAAGAGAATAGCTAA
- a CDS encoding M56 family metallopeptidase encodes MEAFLIYLLKSAGVLTLFLGCYYLFLRKETLFTANRWFLVIGLVTSAILPFIHLTTTITLSAEMMAGTNSTMGNDVIVDSQSFSTLRNFLIVTYLLGVAIFLARFIVQIRSVLTFIKLGKKKITENVTYVESSMDVQPFSFFKYVIYNQKKHSEKELESILAHELVHATQKHTVDILCVELISVFQWFNPFAWLYKNALKQNLEFLADTKNSSLKKNRKQYQYILLSQSISKQNLSIVNPFFNSLIKKRIVMINQTPSKKRKTLKSLVILPLLALFLVGFNTKTVYTFENADGPTSENTKIELIIDKDTSDDELVKIKSDLAEDKIDFSYTLQRNDKDEITSFSISVEGPKNSATLNSSNSNSAIKPMYVIVDLTTNEIAIGQGNKTSFRHSPNSIYVYDDETHSKKIKVKKSKKGNGFFFTHHDGDEDPLYIIDEKEFSKKQFEKLDADQIETMSVLKGEKAIEKYGEKAKNGVVEIVTKKKK; translated from the coding sequence ATGGAAGCTTTTTTAATTTATCTGTTAAAATCTGCGGGAGTATTAACCCTTTTCCTTGGCTGTTACTACTTATTTTTAAGAAAAGAAACCTTGTTTACTGCCAACAGATGGTTTTTGGTCATTGGATTGGTTACCTCAGCAATCCTTCCATTCATACATCTCACCACTACAATTACCCTGTCTGCCGAAATGATGGCTGGGACAAATTCAACCATGGGAAATGATGTCATTGTAGATAGCCAATCCTTTTCTACTTTGCGAAACTTTTTAATTGTAACCTATCTTTTAGGTGTTGCCATATTCTTAGCTCGCTTTATAGTACAAATTCGGTCAGTACTTACCTTTATAAAGTTGGGCAAAAAGAAAATCACGGAAAATGTGACTTATGTTGAAAGCTCCATGGATGTTCAACCTTTCTCCTTTTTTAAGTATGTAATCTATAACCAAAAAAAACATTCTGAAAAAGAATTGGAATCCATACTTGCGCATGAGTTGGTGCATGCGACTCAAAAACATACGGTCGATATACTTTGCGTGGAGCTCATTTCAGTATTCCAATGGTTCAACCCTTTTGCTTGGCTTTACAAAAATGCTCTGAAGCAAAATCTAGAGTTTTTGGCAGATACCAAAAATAGTTCCTTAAAAAAGAATAGGAAGCAATACCAGTATATTCTGTTGTCACAAAGTATATCCAAACAGAATTTATCCATAGTAAATCCATTTTTTAATTCATTAATCAAAAAAAGAATAGTTATGATCAATCAGACTCCCTCAAAAAAACGCAAAACCCTAAAAAGTTTGGTTATTTTACCCTTATTGGCTCTTTTTCTTGTTGGGTTCAATACAAAAACGGTTTATACATTTGAAAATGCGGACGGCCCTACATCTGAAAATACCAAAATCGAACTTATTATCGACAAGGATACTTCTGATGATGAGCTTGTCAAAATAAAGTCAGATCTGGCGGAAGATAAAATCGACTTTTCATACACGCTTCAGAGAAATGACAAAGACGAAATCACTTCTTTCTCCATTAGTGTTGAAGGTCCAAAAAACTCGGCCACTTTAAATAGCTCCAATTCCAATTCAGCAATTAAACCCATGTATGTTATTGTCGACCTTACCACCAATGAAATAGCAATTGGACAAGGCAATAAAACTTCATTTAGACACAGCCCAAATTCAATATATGTTTATGACGATGAAACACATTCCAAAAAAATCAAGGTGAAAAAGAGTAAAAAAGGTAATGGTTTTTTCTTTACACATCATGATGGAGATGAAGACCCCCTCTATATAATTGATGAAAAGGAATTCTCAAAAAAACAATTTGAAAAACTAGATGCTGACCAAATTGAAACCATGAGTGTTCTGAAAGGCGAAAAGGCTATTGAAAAATATGGTGAAAAAGCAAAAAATGGAGTAGTTGAAATTGTAACCAAAAAGAAAAAATAG
- a CDS encoding AIR synthase related protein yields the protein MSSDTSKRYAQRGVSASKEDVHNAIKNIDKGLFPKAFCKIVPDYLTGDEDYCLVMHADGAGTKSSLAYMYWKETGDVSVWKGIAQDALIMNIDDLICVGATDNIMLSSTIGRNKNLIPGEVISAIINGTEELISDLQKHGITIHSTGGETADVGDLVRTIIVDSTVTARIERTKVVDNANIKGGDVIVGLASFGQATYETEYNGGMGSNGLTSARHDVFAKYLAKKYPESYDAAVPDDLVYSGNTKLTDATDSPLDAGKLVLSPTRTYAPIIKKVLEKYSAKQVHGMVHCSGGAQTKILHFVEGLHVIKDNLFPVPPLFKLIQEQSGTDWKEMYQVFNCGQRMELYVDGQVADDIISISKSFNVDAQIIGRVENAEGKKLTIESEYGKFEY from the coding sequence ATGTCTTCAGACACAAGTAAAAGATATGCCCAGCGAGGTGTTTCAGCATCAAAAGAAGATGTCCACAATGCCATTAAGAACATTGATAAAGGGCTTTTCCCTAAAGCTTTTTGTAAAATAGTTCCTGACTACCTTACTGGAGATGAAGATTATTGTTTGGTAATGCATGCGGATGGGGCAGGAACAAAATCCTCTTTGGCATATATGTATTGGAAAGAAACCGGAGATGTTTCGGTTTGGAAAGGGATAGCCCAAGATGCACTTATTATGAACATAGATGATCTAATCTGTGTTGGAGCTACAGATAACATAATGCTTTCGTCTACCATTGGACGAAACAAAAACTTGATTCCTGGAGAAGTTATTTCTGCCATTATCAATGGAACAGAGGAATTGATTTCTGATTTACAAAAACACGGTATAACCATCCATTCAACGGGAGGGGAAACCGCAGATGTTGGTGATTTGGTCCGTACCATTATTGTGGACTCAACCGTAACCGCTAGAATTGAAAGAACTAAAGTGGTCGATAATGCCAATATTAAAGGGGGAGATGTAATAGTAGGGTTGGCTTCTTTTGGTCAGGCCACCTATGAAACTGAGTATAATGGAGGTATGGGAAGTAACGGACTTACTTCGGCAAGACATGATGTTTTTGCCAAGTATTTGGCCAAAAAATACCCAGAAAGCTATGATGCAGCAGTGCCCGATGACCTTGTGTATTCAGGGAACACAAAATTAACGGATGCTACCGATTCACCATTGGATGCTGGAAAATTGGTGCTGTCGCCCACTAGAACTTATGCCCCGATCATTAAAAAAGTATTGGAAAAATATTCCGCAAAACAAGTCCATGGAATGGTACATTGTAGTGGGGGAGCGCAGACAAAAATTCTTCACTTTGTAGAGGGTCTTCATGTCATAAAAGATAACCTGTTTCCTGTTCCACCATTGTTCAAGTTGATTCAGGAACAGTCAGGTACAGATTGGAAGGAAATGTACCAGGTTTTTAATTGCGGTCAAAGGATGGAATTATATGTTGATGGGCAGGTAGCGGATGATATCATATCCATTTCAAAAAGTTTCAACGTAGATGCCCAAATTATTGGTAGGGTAGAAAACGCGGAAGGTAAGAAATTGACTATCGAAAGTGAATACGGCAAGTTTGAATACTAG
- a CDS encoding BlaI/MecI/CopY family transcriptional regulator, producing MQKLTNKEEDVMKILWKLEKAFVKEILKEIEGGKPHYNTLSTIVRNLEEKGYAGHEAFGNTHRYFPIVTKEAYRKLFINSTIADYYDNSYKSLVSFFAKEEKISVEELKEIINLIENKG from the coding sequence ATGCAAAAATTAACCAACAAGGAAGAAGATGTGATGAAAATTCTCTGGAAGCTAGAAAAAGCTTTTGTAAAGGAGATTTTAAAGGAAATAGAAGGTGGAAAACCACATTACAACACGCTTTCCACCATCGTGAGAAACTTGGAAGAAAAGGGGTATGCTGGGCACGAAGCTTTTGGCAATACCCATAGATACTTTCCGATAGTCACAAAAGAGGCTTATAGAAAGTTATTCATCAATTCAACCATCGCCGACTATTATGATAATTCATATAAAAGTTTGGTGTCCTTTTTTGCGAAGGAGGAAAAAATATCGGTTGAGGAACTAAAAGAGATTATAAACCTCATTGAAAACAAGGGTTAG
- a CDS encoding thioredoxin family protein — protein sequence MKSLFPIVFCFVIGSLNAQWKDNFADAVKVANEENKPIVLVFSGSDWCAPCIRFKKKILESEEFKNYAKANYVIYNADFPRKKKNQLPLDKLNANKTLAEKYNSTGYFPLVVILDKKESVLGKTGFNTKTSPGEYISLVNDFIQ from the coding sequence ATGAAATCACTATTTCCTATAGTGTTTTGTTTTGTTATAGGTAGTCTAAACGCACAATGGAAAGATAATTTTGCGGATGCGGTTAAGGTGGCCAATGAAGAGAACAAGCCTATTGTTTTGGTGTTTTCAGGTTCAGATTGGTGTGCACCCTGTATTAGATTCAAAAAGAAAATTTTGGAATCGGAGGAGTTTAAAAACTATGCCAAGGCCAACTATGTAATCTACAATGCTGACTTTCCTAGAAAGAAGAAAAACCAGCTTCCTCTGGATAAACTAAACGCAAACAAAACCCTTGCAGAAAAATATAATTCCACAGGGTATTTCCCTTTGGTGGTTATACTGGATAAGAAAGAATCCGTTTTGGGAAAGACTGGATTTAACACTAAAACTTCACCTGGGGAATATATCTCATTAGTTAATGATTTTATCCAATGA
- a CDS encoding adenine phosphoribosyltransferase, with product MDFERYIRDIQDFPQPGVIFKDITPLLKDPQALVQACETLCGMVKDYAIDKVVGVDSRGFIFAPLIASKLNAGFVPVRKKGKLPYKTISESYSLEYGEDTLEIHTDAIQKGEKVLVHDDVLATGGTANAVCKLVEKLGGEVVQCNFLIQLTFLNGADKLNGYDIKALLTY from the coding sequence ATGGATTTTGAACGCTACATTCGTGATATACAAGACTTTCCTCAACCTGGTGTCATTTTTAAGGATATCACCCCTCTTTTAAAAGATCCTCAAGCACTTGTCCAAGCTTGTGAAACACTTTGCGGTATGGTTAAAGATTATGCTATTGACAAGGTAGTTGGTGTAGATAGCAGAGGTTTTATTTTCGCACCCTTAATTGCATCAAAACTCAATGCTGGTTTTGTTCCCGTACGTAAAAAAGGAAAATTGCCGTATAAAACAATCTCGGAGTCCTATTCCTTGGAATATGGTGAGGATACCCTGGAAATTCATACGGATGCAATACAAAAGGGCGAAAAAGTGTTAGTACATGACGACGTGTTGGCAACTGGCGGAACCGCAAATGCAGTTTGTAAACTAGTGGAAAAATTAGGGGGAGAAGTGGTGCAATGTAATTTTTTAATCCAGCTAACTTTTTTAAATGGTGCAGATAAGTTAAATGGTTATGATATAAAGGCTTTGCTCACTTATTGA
- a CDS encoding glutamine synthetase III, producing MPRTRFDALVESRKRNYQNVEETGKRSELFGKNVFNEEKMLQFLTREAFDKVKSAIFQGSKIDRKIADQVAEGMKAWALSMGATHYTHWFQPLTGSTAEKHDAFFDILPDGRAMEKFEGGQLVQQEPDASSFPSGGIRNTFEARGYTAWDPTSPAFIYKTTLCIPTIFVAYTGEALDNKAPLLRALHAVDQAATAVTQFFDKNVRKVYATLGWEQEYFLVDKALAHSRLDILMTGRTLVGNAAAKGQQLDDHYFGVIPNRALSFMSDLEKECTKLGIPVKTRHNEVAPNQFELAPVFEEANLSVDHNLLLMDVMEVIADKHNFSILFHEKPFAGVNGSGKHNNWSLATDTGVNLLSPGTTPMKNLQFLTFFINTIKAVDTYEELLRSSIASASNDHRLGANEAPPSIISIFIGEQLSNVLDELEGVSKGKLSPQEKTELKLNVVGKIPEILLDNTDRNRTSPFAFTGNKFEIRGVGAKTNCAKPMTILNTIVAKQLTEFKKEVDVLVDKKNLKKDEAVFNVLREYIKTSKRIRFDGDGYGMEWQEEARRRKLSNNKNTPEAVQVLTSKECIALFKEMSVMSEVELSAHQEVELETYIFHVQIEGRVLGEMVYNHIIPAAICYQNILLENIKGLKDVYGAAHKKVAESQLNILEQIGEHIVEIKKLTDDMTAARRRANGLSTINKKAQAYCNTIKPYFESIREQSDKLEKLISDDLWPFTKYRELLFAK from the coding sequence ATGCCACGAACAAGATTTGATGCATTGGTAGAAAGTCGCAAAAGAAATTATCAGAATGTTGAAGAAACTGGCAAACGTTCTGAGCTTTTTGGTAAAAATGTGTTCAATGAAGAAAAAATGCTTCAATTTTTGACTAGGGAAGCATTTGATAAGGTGAAATCTGCCATTTTTCAAGGAAGTAAAATTGACAGAAAAATTGCAGATCAAGTTGCTGAGGGTATGAAGGCATGGGCTCTATCAATGGGTGCCACACATTACACACATTGGTTTCAGCCATTAACAGGCTCAACAGCAGAAAAACATGATGCGTTTTTCGACATACTTCCAGATGGAAGGGCAATGGAAAAATTTGAAGGAGGGCAATTGGTTCAACAAGAACCTGATGCATCCAGTTTTCCAAGTGGTGGAATCCGAAATACATTTGAGGCTCGTGGTTACACTGCATGGGACCCAACTTCTCCTGCATTTATTTATAAGACAACACTTTGTATTCCAACCATTTTCGTTGCCTATACTGGTGAGGCATTGGACAACAAGGCTCCCTTGCTTAGAGCATTGCACGCTGTAGACCAAGCTGCAACTGCGGTAACCCAATTTTTTGACAAGAACGTTCGTAAAGTATATGCTACTTTGGGATGGGAACAAGAATATTTTTTGGTTGACAAAGCGTTGGCGCATTCTAGATTGGATATTTTAATGACGGGAAGAACCTTGGTTGGGAATGCAGCTGCAAAAGGACAGCAATTGGACGACCATTATTTTGGAGTGATTCCAAACAGGGCGTTAAGTTTTATGAGTGATTTGGAAAAGGAATGTACTAAGCTGGGCATACCGGTTAAAACCAGACACAATGAGGTGGCACCAAATCAGTTTGAACTTGCCCCCGTTTTTGAAGAGGCCAACCTTTCCGTAGATCATAATCTACTGCTTATGGATGTGATGGAAGTAATTGCCGATAAGCATAATTTTTCGATTCTTTTTCACGAAAAACCTTTTGCAGGAGTTAATGGCTCAGGCAAGCATAATAATTGGTCTTTGGCAACAGATACAGGTGTTAATCTGTTAAGTCCTGGCACTACGCCAATGAAGAACCTCCAATTTCTGACCTTTTTTATCAATACCATTAAAGCAGTGGATACTTATGAGGAACTGTTGCGGTCCTCCATAGCTTCTGCAAGTAACGACCATCGTTTAGGTGCAAATGAAGCACCTCCTTCTATTATTTCCATTTTTATTGGAGAACAATTAAGTAATGTTTTGGATGAATTGGAGGGTGTTTCCAAAGGAAAGTTGTCTCCACAGGAAAAAACGGAACTAAAACTCAATGTGGTTGGTAAAATTCCAGAAATTTTATTGGACAATACAGATAGAAACAGAACCTCACCCTTTGCGTTTACGGGAAATAAATTTGAAATAAGGGGAGTAGGGGCAAAGACGAACTGTGCCAAACCGATGACTATTTTAAATACCATTGTTGCCAAGCAACTAACGGAATTTAAAAAAGAAGTGGATGTATTGGTGGATAAAAAGAATTTGAAAAAGGACGAAGCAGTTTTCAATGTACTCCGGGAATATATCAAAACCTCAAAAAGGATTCGTTTTGACGGGGACGGTTATGGTATGGAATGGCAGGAAGAAGCCAGAAGACGAAAACTGAGCAACAATAAGAATACGCCAGAAGCTGTCCAAGTTCTTACATCAAAAGAGTGTATTGCGCTTTTCAAAGAGATGTCAGTTATGAGTGAGGTGGAGCTTAGTGCACACCAAGAAGTAGAGCTTGAAACCTATATTTTTCATGTTCAGATTGAAGGTAGGGTATTGGGAGAAATGGTCTATAATCATATAATTCCTGCTGCGATATGTTATCAAAACATTCTTTTGGAAAATATTAAAGGGTTAAAAGATGTTTATGGAGCGGCCCATAAGAAGGTTGCGGAGAGTCAACTGAACATTTTGGAGCAAATAGGGGAACATATTGTTGAAATCAAAAAATTGACGGATGATATGACTGCGGCTAGAAGACGTGCAAACGGGCTATCAACAATCAATAAAAAGGCCCAGGCCTATTGCAATACCATAAAGCCTTATTTTGAATCCATTCGCGAACAGTCCGATAAGCTTGAAAAGTTAATTTCAGACGATTTATGGCCTTTTACCAAATACAGGGAACTATTGTTTGCTAAGTAA
- a CDS encoding calcium/sodium antiporter, with product MGNLLFIIIGLVLLILGGNWLLKAAVALSLRLAIPKIVIGMTVVSFATSAPELIVSIKAALDGFPDLALGNVVGSNIANLGLVLAITVILGSIDVRKSFYTTDWPVMMVASLLFVGFIYFDGVLQQYEGIIMVVFLFLFLIYLLRFQKTAVVDEMPEDDIPLPLYMIVLFLGIGGTALWGGSELLINGAVGMASTFGVSDRIIGITIVSVGTSIPELAASIIAIIKKEKAISLGNLIGSNIFNLLAVLGITSIITPITVMDQGLLSNDIFWMLGISFLILPLVFFPKGLRLGWRDGIILLLFYVTFIYLTIK from the coding sequence TTGGGAAACCTTCTTTTTATCATCATAGGTCTTGTACTTCTTATTTTAGGAGGAAATTGGTTGTTGAAAGCGGCGGTCGCTCTATCACTTCGTCTTGCAATTCCAAAAATTGTTATTGGTATGACCGTGGTTTCTTTTGCTACATCAGCGCCTGAGCTCATTGTCAGTATTAAAGCTGCACTTGATGGGTTTCCTGATTTAGCATTGGGAAATGTTGTAGGCTCAAATATTGCCAATCTAGGATTAGTATTGGCCATCACTGTTATACTGGGAAGTATTGATGTTCGCAAAAGCTTTTATACCACGGATTGGCCTGTGATGATGGTAGCATCCTTACTTTTTGTTGGGTTTATATATTTTGATGGCGTTCTTCAACAGTATGAAGGTATTATCATGGTCGTCTTTTTGTTTTTGTTCCTGATTTACCTACTCAGATTTCAGAAAACCGCTGTAGTGGATGAAATGCCTGAAGATGATATCCCTCTTCCTTTATATATGATTGTTTTGTTTTTGGGCATTGGTGGCACTGCCCTTTGGGGAGGTTCTGAACTATTGATCAATGGTGCAGTGGGAATGGCTTCAACATTTGGCGTAAGCGATAGAATAATTGGTATTACCATTGTTTCTGTCGGCACTAGTATTCCTGAGTTGGCCGCATCCATAATTGCGATCATAAAAAAGGAAAAGGCCATCTCACTTGGAAATTTGATTGGCTCCAATATCTTTAACCTTTTGGCTGTTTTGGGAATTACATCAATAATTACTCCTATCACTGTAATGGACCAAGGCTTGCTTTCCAATGATATTTTCTGGATGTTGGGAATTTCTTTTTTAATACTTCCCTTGGTTTTCTTTCCAAAAGGATTACGATTGGGGTGGCGGGATGGTATAATATTGCTACTATTCTATGTTACATTTATCTATCTGACCATAAAATAA
- a CDS encoding glutamine synthetase beta-grasp domain-containing protein, with product MSKSKLEYIWLDGYEPTANLRSKTKVEEDFSGKLEDCPMWSFDGSSTQQAEGGSSDCLLKPVAIYPDPVRRDGFLVMTEVLNADGTPHISNSRATIDDEDNDFWFGFEQEYFIMDTETQLPLGFPIGGYPGPQGLYYCSVGGRNTWGRDLVEEHANQCIDAGLNFEGINQEVAAGQWEFQLFAKGAQKAGDEIWVARYLLNRLTESYGYYIELHPKPIKGDWNGSGMHANFSNTTLRTCGSKETYEKICEAFRPVAAEHIAVYGEFNDQRLTGLHETASIHDFSYGVSDRGASIRIPIMTVEKGWKGWLEDRRPASNGDPYKIAARIIKTVKSANV from the coding sequence ATGAGTAAATCTAAGTTAGAGTACATCTGGTTGGACGGATATGAACCAACCGCAAACTTGAGAAGTAAAACTAAAGTTGAAGAAGATTTTAGTGGAAAATTGGAAGATTGTCCAATGTGGTCTTTTGATGGAAGTTCAACACAACAAGCAGAAGGAGGTTCTTCAGATTGTCTTTTGAAGCCAGTTGCCATTTATCCAGATCCTGTGCGAAGAGATGGGTTTTTGGTTATGACTGAGGTTTTGAATGCAGATGGCACACCTCATATATCAAACTCAAGGGCCACCATTGATGATGAGGACAATGATTTTTGGTTTGGTTTTGAGCAAGAGTACTTTATCATGGATACAGAGACCCAACTTCCCTTAGGTTTCCCCATTGGTGGATACCCCGGTCCACAAGGGCTATACTACTGCTCTGTTGGCGGAAGAAATACTTGGGGCAGGGATTTGGTCGAAGAGCACGCAAACCAATGTATCGATGCAGGACTTAACTTTGAGGGAATCAACCAAGAGGTAGCTGCAGGACAATGGGAGTTTCAATTGTTTGCAAAAGGTGCACAGAAAGCAGGAGATGAAATTTGGGTTGCCAGATATTTATTGAATAGACTTACCGAGAGTTATGGATACTACATTGAACTTCACCCAAAGCCAATCAAAGGTGACTGGAATGGTTCCGGTATGCACGCTAACTTTTCCAATACAACCCTAAGAACATGTGGTTCCAAAGAAACTTACGAAAAGATTTGCGAAGCGTTTAGACCTGTAGCTGCTGAACATATTGCCGTTTATGGTGAGTTCAATGATCAGCGTTTGACAGGATTGCACGAAACCGCTTCCATACACGATTTTAGCTATGGTGTATCGGATAGAGGAGCTTCAATCCGTATTCCAATTATGACGGTTGAAAAAGGATGGAAAGGATGGTTGGAAGATAGAAGACCAGCTTCTAATGGAGATCCATACAAAATTGCAGCACGAATCATAAAGACCGTGAAATCTGCAAACGTATAG
- a CDS encoding ubiquinol-cytochrome c reductase iron-sulfur subunit — protein sequence MERKEFLKSLGAGAAFALTFPCVHGCSKDDVTGTIVEEPTGVDFTIDLTSAEANNLSTNGGFILQNLVVIAKNLQGEFVAASQVCSHESYDQVRFVNQDGGIFYCDVHGSRFDQDGIPLNQVDSNPAKAIKVYNTELDGTTLRIFE from the coding sequence ATGGAAAGAAAAGAATTTTTAAAGAGTTTAGGAGCAGGTGCAGCCTTTGCACTAACATTCCCATGTGTTCATGGTTGTTCCAAGGATGATGTTACAGGTACTATTGTTGAAGAACCTACTGGAGTTGACTTTACCATAGACCTTACATCGGCAGAAGCGAATAATCTATCCACCAACGGTGGGTTTATTTTGCAAAATCTAGTTGTCATAGCCAAAAACCTTCAAGGTGAGTTTGTTGCTGCAAGTCAGGTATGTAGCCATGAATCTTATGACCAAGTTCGTTTTGTAAATCAAGATGGGGGAATATTTTATTGCGATGTCCACGGATCACGTTTTGATCAGGATGGCATCCCATTAAATCAAGTTGATAGCAATCCTGCAAAAGCAATAAAAGTTTATAATACAGAGCTGGACGGAACAACCCTTCGCATTTTCGAATAA